CTCATCGATGAATACATCTTGCATAACAGGAATCTGTAAATTATCGGGAGTAAAGCACAGTCTGATTTTTTCAGAACGAATAGGTAAGCAACCGAGTATTTCCTGTAAATCCACCTGCTCTTTAGATATGACGTCGATTAACTCTGTATACTCGGCAGTTTCATTCAAGATGGCAAATGCCTGAAACTTAGGTACATAGTAAATGCAGTCCCGGTATTGCGTCAATGCATGGAACATCACGATATTTTCATTCTGAACCATACTCATTTTCTGACTGACAGGTTTTCTAAATACCGTTGTTTCATAAAATACATTTCTTGTAGGCTTATCATCCAGATTCACTTTCTTTACTTCCGTATGAACTGGCCCAATATCCTTTTTATCCACGGTAAAAGTAGACTGTATACGCGTTTCAAAACCAAATTTCGGATAAAAGTCCAGCACTGTCTTATTTGCAAATAAGTATATGATATGTGCATTCACATGATCTTCCATCACCTTTTCCATAAGCTGACGGGATAATCCTTTTCCTTGGAATTTTGGATTTGTCATAACAGTCCCAATCTGAACAGCTTCATACTGCCTGCCATCCAAAATCATTGTTCCGCTACTTGTAGAAACATTCGCTACTATTTCGCCATCTACTTCAAATGTATAGGGACAGTATGTATCATTCCAATACCCTTGCTCATCCCATTGTTCGAAATCCAGCCCAAAAGTATCGTTTGCCAGTTGAAAGAAACTTTTTTTCAGCTGGGGGTTAAGGCGCACAGCCTCTCCTTTAACAAAATTCATTTCCATCCCTCTTTTTTAGAGCTTATTATTTCCATAAATAATCTCTCCTTCTGAAACAGTTAATATAACATCCTCATTTTCATTTACGATGTAAAAATCAGCATCTTTACCGACTTCAATTGACCCTTTATTTTCATATAATCCTAACAGTTTTGCACTGTTTGTTGAACTCAGTTTGGCCAGTGTCAAATCTGAAAGTCCGAGCCACTCTTTCATATTTTTTCTGGACTTATTTAAATTGAGCGTACTTCCTGCAAGCGCATCACTTCCAACCAATTTACACAAGCCGTCTTCTACACGAACTTCCTGTCCACCTAAATCATAAATACCGTCAGCTAATTCGGTTGCCCGCATACTGTCAGATATTAATATCATTCGGTCTTCACCAACCGTGTCGTAAATAAAACGAATCATGTCCGGGTGAATATGAAATCCGTCAGCAATAATCTCCAGCATACATTCACTTTGCAGTAACGCAACCTGCAAGCCCGGCTCACGATGATGAATAGATCTCATCCCATTGCAAAAATGAGTGGCATTCTGAATAAGCTGCTGTTCCAATAATGCCTTTGTCTCCGTATACTTGGCATCAGAATGACCGATCGATGCTACAATCCCTTTATTTTTTAAATAGGTCGTAAGCTTATGGCCTTCATCTAACTCTGATGCAAGTGTAATAAGTTTAATTTCGTTTTGGGAAGAATCGTTTAAATGATCGAAAATCTCTACTGAAGGCTTTATTATAAACTGATCGGACTGTGCCCCTTTTTGAATCGGATTAATGAAAGGTCCTTCTAAATGGATGCCGGCAATTTTGGCACCTTTTACATTGTTCTTCGCATCGGCAATCAATTTTACAACGCG
This genomic window from Solibacillus sp. FSL R5-0449 contains:
- a CDS encoding GNAT family N-acetyltransferase; this encodes MNFVKGEAVRLNPQLKKSFFQLANDTFGLDFEQWDEQGYWNDTYCPYTFEVDGEIVANVSTSSGTMILDGRQYEAVQIGTVMTNPKFQGKGLSRQLMEKVMEDHVNAHIIYLFANKTVLDFYPKFGFETRIQSTFTVDKKDIGPVHTEVKKVNLDDKPTRNVFYETTVFRKPVSQKMSMVQNENIVMFHALTQYRDCIYYVPKFQAFAILNETAEYTELIDVISKEQVDLQEILGCLPIRSEKIRLCFTPDNLQIPVMQDVFIDEGAMFVKNQKDIMYPNNVLFPYSGLA
- the nagA gene encoding N-acetylglucosamine-6-phosphate deacetylase, which gives rise to MESTWCIGPLQIVREQRIEENCFGVIEGKKIVRFCKKDELPEQIDIVETKSAYKMMPGMIDQHIHGISGADVMDGTESSLNTISTALAKFGVTTFLATTMTAAETQIERVVKLIADAKNNVKGAKIAGIHLEGPFINPIQKGAQSDQFIIKPSVEIFDHLNDSSQNEIKLITLASELDEGHKLTTYLKNKGIVASIGHSDAKYTETKALLEQQLIQNATHFCNGMRSIHHREPGLQVALLQSECMLEIIADGFHIHPDMIRFIYDTVGEDRMILISDSMRATELADGIYDLGGQEVRVEDGLCKLVGSDALAGSTLNLNKSRKNMKEWLGLSDLTLAKLSSTNSAKLLGLYENKGSIEVGKDADFYIVNENEDVILTVSEGEIIYGNNKL